One genomic window of Branchiostoma floridae strain S238N-H82 chromosome 4, Bfl_VNyyK, whole genome shotgun sequence includes the following:
- the LOC118413841 gene encoding lactadherin-like, with protein MQSGAIPDDHITASSTHPHCATSKARLHSLEESLTSQGGWAGAWCAAHPLNTNQWLQVDMGAETTVAGVITQGRPGASNQWVTSYKLRFSRHGTTWSTYQDKLGREKVFSGNSDRHTEVRHLLEPPVTARYVRFWPQTWNWHISMRVEVLGQDCTGD; from the exons ATGCAGAGCGGCGCTATTCCTGATGACCACATTACTGCATCCTCCACGCACCCACATTGTGCCACCAGCAAAGCTCGTCTTCATTCCCTGGAGGAGAGTCTCACAAGCCAGGGAGGATGGGCCGGAGCCTGGTGTGCCGCACACCCGCTGAACACCAACCAGTGGCTACAG GTTGACATGGGAGCAGAGACTACTGTAGCTGGAGTTATCACCCAGGGTAGACCTGGTGCGTCAAATCAGTGGGTGACCTCCTACAAACTACGCTTCAGCAGACACGGAACCACGTGGTCTACATACCAGGACAAACTGGGACGTGAGAAG GTTTTCTCTGGCAACTCTGATCGACACACCGAAGTGCGCCACCTGTTGGAGCCGCCGGTAACTGCACGTTACGTCCGGTTCTGGCCGCAGACATGGAATTGGCACATCAGCATGCGGGTGGAGGTCTTGGGGCA GGACTGCACCGGTGACTAG
- the LOC118413829 gene encoding uncharacterized protein LOC118413829 has protein sequence MSSEKLLNVSEVAGRARRDRPGAARPVTVAVAAGAGVLVLAALVFLFHGVKHVRENSAQLKDQILALKDRTLAMEIKQDATARDKEEASSHKEEVTALKIHLSSHKEEVTALKIHLSSLQTQLDSERAELQKEKAGGASLRERLAVLETKFQLGHAEEHNFGNFREGGKPNQADGVPEHNATLRRYRRSDNSVTTPAGLFRGPEGPAGRDGRDGRDGVPGPPGPPGPAGGCGGCGGQSCPQQPCTAVPLGMESGAIPDGHLTASTSWGSSGHDASKARLHSQEGAGAWCAAQNNNQQWLQVDVGAETTVAGVITQGRSSNTWLQRVTSYKLRFSRDGITWSTYLDKLGREKIFAGNSDQDTEVRHLLDPPVTARYVRYWPQTWNQHISMRVEVLGQDCTGD, from the exons ATGAGCTCGGAGAAGCTGCTTAACGTAAGCGAAGTTGCCGGCCGGGCCCGCCGAGACCGACCCGGCGCGGCCCGACCGGTGACGGTGGCGGTGGCGGCCGGGGCGGGGGTGCTGGTGCTGGCGGCCCTCGTCTTTCTCTTTCATGGGGTTAAGCATGTCCGTGAAAACTCCGCTCAGCTCAAAGACCAGATCCTGGCGCTGAAGGATCGTACCTTGGCCATGGAGATCAAGCAAGACGCCACCGCCAGAGACAAGGAGGAAGCGTCCTCGCACAAGGAGGAAGTGACGGCCCTGAAAATCCACCTGTCCTCGCACAAGGAGGAAGTGACGGCCCTGAAAATCCACCTGTCGTCCCTGCAGACTCAACTAGACAGCGAACGTGCGGAGTTACAGAAGGAGAAAGCTGGCGGGGCGTCTTTGAGGGAGAGACTGGCTGTGCTGGAAACCAAGTTCCAACTCGGGCATGCTGAGGAACACAACTTCGGGAACTTTCGAGAG GGCGGGAAGCCGAACCAAGCTGACGGTGTCCCTGAACACAACGCCACCTTGCGGAGGTACAGGCGATCCGACAACTCGGTCACGACACCTGCCG GCCTCTTCCGGGGTCCTGAGGGACCGGCCGGACGAGACGGGCGGGACGGCCGCGATGGTGTTCCCGGGCCGCCCGGGCCTCCCGGTCCGGCTGGTGGATGTGGAGGGTGTGGAGGACAATCCTGCCCACAG CAGccgtgcactgcagtaccactaGGTATGGAGAGCGGCGCTATTCCTGATGGCCACCTTACTGCATCCACTTCGTGGGGAAGTTCAGGTCATGACGCCAGCAAAGCTCGCCTTCATTCCCAGGAGGGCGCCGGGGCCTGGTGCGCTGCACAGAACAACAACCAGCAATGGTTACAG GTTGACGTGGGAGCAGAGACTACTGTTGCCGGAGTTATCACACAGGGTAGGTCCAGTAACACTTGGCTACAAAGGGTGACCTCCTACAAACTACGCTTCAGCAGAGATGGAATCACGTGGTCTACATACCTGGACAAACTTGGACGTGAGAAG ATCTTCGCTGGCAACTCTGATCAGGACACCGAAGTGCGCCACCTGTTGGACCCACCGGTAACTGCACGTTACGTCAGGTACTGGCCGCAGACATGGAATCAGCACATCAGCATGCGAGTGGAGGTCTTGGGACA